Below is a genomic region from Lemur catta isolate mLemCat1 chromosome 15, mLemCat1.pri, whole genome shotgun sequence.
ACTTCCTGAAATGCACTGACCCGTGCCGGGAAGACAATATGCTTTTACATGTGTAAGGCATAGAAAAGTGGCAGACTCATCCCCAAACTTTAGCCATGCCTTAATTCTgacctaatttcaaaatatccttCCTGCAGGTCACACAATTCCCTGCACATGCCACTCTGACAGCAGGGATGACACATATGGTTTCTCTTGAAGCAGAAAACACAGCCCAGCTAGGGAGGTGGCCGGTCTCTAAGGTATTTTGAATtaacctcttttctttgcattaCTTTCCGTTCATCTACATCTTTCCCTCTGATGCCTCCATCCTTTGGGGTATGTGAGGGCAGGAATATGTACTAGGTGTATGTAGCGCAGTCCCATCAGTTCTACACTCTCAACACCCCAGCAGTTCTTGCTCGGCAAACATGTTCTTCCGTTGACTGTGGTGACAACTGTGTCTCCTAAAAAGATATGTCCAAATTCAAACCATTGGTACCTGTGACTTTACTTggaaaaaggtctttgcagatataattaaggtaagaatcttgagatgagatcatcttTGACTAGGGTGGGCCTAAATCCAATGACATGAATTTGGTGTCCACCGGTGTCCTCGTAAGAGATAGAAAGGGaaaatacacacagagacacaggggaAAAGGCCACGTGAAGGCAGAGGTGGAGACAGGGTTTGTACtgctacaagccaaggagcaccATGGATGCTGGCCACCACTGGAGAAAGGCATGGAATGGATCCTTTGTCAGAgcccccagaaggaaccagccgtaccaacactttgatttcagacctCTGGCCTTAaggactgtgagagaataaatttttgttgtttttagctgccaagtttgtggtagtttgttatggcagccccaagAACAAATACACAGACCCAACCCACTCTTGCCCTTTGAGCAAGGACTACTATGTACAACTCAACCTGAGAGTGCAGCCTTCATTCCTTTCCCTTAGGGCTTCTAGAAACAGTTCTCAGATGACTGCATAACGCTCAGAGAATTGTAAGTATCCACGCAGGCATCTGTTCATCAGCAGAGGACACCAGGGGTCCCCTGTGAGGTGCTGGGCTCTGTGGCTTCAGGAGTGGGATCCATGTCCTCATCCATGTCAGATCTGTCTGCTCCGATCTCGGCCCTTTCTTCCTGCCTGATCCAAAGGCTGTTTTCTAGctgttcttcagcaacttctagCTCTTCCTCTGTTTGTAAAATGGCCACAGTTTCCCGGGGCAAGTTTGAGGAATACAGCCCAAGTTTGGCTTTACAACCAAACATTGCCTCATATGGACTTTGCTGCAAAGAAACGTCAAAAGCCTGATTCCTCACCATCTGCATGAATCGCAGGCCTTCGGCCCAGTTCCGTGAGTAGTTACTATGCATCCAGGCCCTTACCATGTTCTTTACATCATGGCTTGCTTGTTCCAGGGAGCCCTGGCCTTGAGCAGGGTGGTATTTACCAGAGACAATTTTTAGGTCTGGCCATACCTCATTGAGCTCATCAACAACCTGGTTTGTGAACTTTATGCCACTGTCAGATTCTAACACACTGGGTGTACCAAGAATTGTGAAAATATCCAACAAGACACTGACCACCTCATGGGTCTGTTTGGTTTTTAATGGCCGTAAAATAATAAACTTGGTCAAGTAGTCTtggtaatataaaataaacttgaacTCGCCATCAGCATTTGACTGCATGTCAAGTATTTCAATTTGGCACCTGGAGTCCACGTCCTTAAAAGTCATGGGCTTTGGTGCAAGGCTTCTCTTGGGTACTGGATTCTTCTGGTGGCACTGTTTACAAAGAGTCAGATATAAGACAATGACTTCTTTGGTGACATTCCCGTATTTTCCTTGCAGCTCCTTGAGCATGCGTGTCCGCCCACCGTGTCCAATACTGAGATGTGTATCGTGAAGAATATCAAACAACTCTTCTTCATGTACATAATACCGTATTCGATCTCGTTCTCTGTGAGTAGCCTCGATCAGTTTCTCTGTGCCTTGCACAGAGATCACATCGTATTTTGCTGCACGGCGATAATCACGTGATGacttcttccccttttctttaGCTTCTTTGACTTCCTTTATTGTTTGAAAGtacttttctttggaaaataccTTGCTGTTGTAACTTTTGCTTTCTACTAACTTTATTACGCTTGTAAGAAACTTTTCTCTCATGTTACTTATCTCCATTTCCATTTCACCTGCATTTGAAATACCGGGTGGATCATTTCCAGCTGTCCGTGGCATCATGGAGAACTACAAGAAGGAAGCTAagacagggagaaagagaacagaataAAGTTAAATTCACTGAGACTCCATCCAGAAGACTTTCCCTCCAAAGTCCTCATCAATTCTTTCATCTGATTTTTGAAGACCACTGTATGGAAGAAAGATAACAGAGTAACAGTACAAAGCAACTAGAAAGCCATTCAAAATTAGAGCATgtcaaaaaaatttgaaatcagtaAGATTACAAACATGTAGTAATTTTAGACTTTAAGCAAACAGAATAATACCATTAACCTATATCATGAAATCTAATTAACTGGTCTTTGTTATTAACAATTGAATAGGAGAGAGGATAAATGTAAATCCCTAAAGCAGTAGGCTAAACCCTTACCCtcaatagcttttaaaataatgtaaatgggAGAATGTTGCTGGAAAGTACACACAATAACAGCAAACTCTTAAGCTTAAGTTAGCACCAGGGACTGCTAATTTCAACATACATGATGTCTTTCTATGAGTCTGTCCTCACTTTAGGAGAATCAAAAAGAAAGTGGtgaggattatttttaaatgatggctTTCCCTGACAATTATATACAGCATTAATGAATGAAGATGCTGAGTCCTTACCCTATGGGAGCATGTTTTCATAACTGTCCAGCATTGTGTCCCTCTAGCAGTCCTTTTGAGAGGCTTCGAAAGACTTCCAATCTTTGGTCATATCTTCAAATGTTTCGCTGCCTCCTGAAACGGCACTGGCTGCTGACACAGGCACCATTCAGTCTTGGGGACTGGGCTAAGGAGCAGCTTTAGCAGGACTGCGGAAGAGACAGTAGAGGGCACCAAGAATGAAGGCAAGCCAGCACCAGCAACTCTAAACACAAGTCAGGTGAatattatatggaaaaaataaggaaaaagtctCATATCCAACAAGATGATCTGAGCTTCATGGGTGAAGGAAAGGAGTTTTGCTTTCCTGGGAGGTCTGTAGGTCTGGCTTGCTTTGACACTGCCAGAGCTGGAGCCCGTGTATTTCTGGAACAAAGCAGAGAGCCCAAGTGAACTTGGGTACTCCTAAGCTGGGAGACACTTTCAAGTACAGGATTGATGGCTCCAAAGAGAGTCCGCATGGTCTGTTTCCAGAAATGGAAGTATCATATCTATGTGCACAGAGATACATCAGGATATTATTGTGCTGAAAAGAAACATCCCAAATGGAGTCCACATGCCACCAAGATTGGAAAATTCCTTAGGGAGAGAACTTGACACTCAGGTGTCTACACCAGGATTCCTTAGTTAGAATAACCCCGATATAGGATGGTGAGAGCCCAGGGGAGGAGTTCATGATGACTGCAGGAATTCCAACAAGCTAGGAAAACACGATCCCAGACATAAGATCCAGAGCTGAGCAGCAGGGCAGAATcctgagaagcagagaaagatggaaacctttaaaagctctgagCAAGAGTCTCAGTTAAGCTAGGCCTGCTTCCAGGTCCTGAAAGTCCTCCACTAAGAGGGCTTCAAACTCCCTTCCTCAGAAACACTGGCTAATCATGAAATATTCCTCATTCTAAGACAATCCGGATTGTAAAACCAATAACTTAATGATAACTTTgagaggaaaaacacaaacctttattaaatgaatgtattGACAAAACACATCCAAATTCAAAAAcgtgaaaaatatgtattttagaattgAAGACGTTACATGTTTGCAAAATGTTAAGTTTGGGTTCAAGATccttaaaggctctgagaagtcctgcagtaaagaaaccagtttacatttctttcttttctttttctctttttttttgggagacagagtcttgctctgttgcacaggctagagtgctgtggcatcagcctagctcacagcaacctcaaactcctaggcttaagcactccttctgcctcagcctcccgagtagctgggaccacaggcatgtgccaccatgtctggctaattttttctatatatttttagttgtccagctaatttctttctattttttttagtatagacagggtctcactcttgctcagtctggtctctaagtcctgaccttgagcaatcctcccgcctcagcctcccagagtgctggggctATAGCAGTTTACGTTTATTTCATCCATTACTATTCAATCACTGACACGAGGCTTTGTTTCCCAAGGAATATTTATTACCAACCCATAGTCCTAGTGATCCTCAGAAGAGCCTTGAAACCATAAGGTATTCAATGGGATCTAGGACGAGGACCTTCCAAATTCCTTACTGAAACCAGCATCTCTCAGAAATTGGGTGGCTGTACTGCTGCTATTTAAAGCCCTTCAGGGGACTGCACAAGAAGAAAAAGCCTCACCTTCATTCCCTCCATTCTATAAAGCAACTGAGACGACAGGCTGGACATAATTTAGAaccaaaatatgtaataaaatctcagtttttaatatgaaatattgtCCTTAGTACACCATGAAATTCTAAAGCACAGCTCAATGGCCACATTTGGCTAATAGATCTATTTTTGTTGGTACATCCagtgattttttgaaaaaaatttgaatgatTTACCTATACGTACAGAttgggagatttcacataaaaaactAGATTTCTGGCTTTCTTGAAAATGGGAATATCTGGCCATATTGGGTATTGCTGCCTGGCAGCAACTTGCTGTAGCAGAGAGGGCAgcatcatctttctttctttttctttttttgagacaaggtcaaGTTCTGTAtagcctaggctggagtgcagtggaacaatcacagttcactgtagcctcaaactcctgagctcaggcaatcctcctgactcagcctcctgagtagctgggactacaggtgcctgccactgccactggctttttatttttaagagatgggtatctccctatgttactcaggctgctCTCACACTCAAGCAGTCACTTGGGATCACAGGcctgaaccactgcacccagcagcaTTTTTCTTTAGATGGAGCCGGCACTCTCCTGTTTCCCCACACTCCCTAAGTGACCTACTAACTTACTCATCTTACCTGCTCATCCCTGTAGATTTCTAAGCTTTCAGTATCTGTTCTAAAGCAACATGAAAGAAATGTGGCCCTTAACCAACCAGCTTCCTGGTGTGATCTGTGCTGATGGGATAAGTGATAAAGAGCTTGGTTAGAGAAAGTTGGAAGCATCTCCCAAGTCATGTTTACTCCCTTCCTCACCCACCTGAGTCTTTCTCTTCCTGACCTGGAACGTCTTCCCATTGATTTTCCAAATCACAGCCAGCTCACATCAGCCTCCTTCCAGACGCATTCAGCAACTCCAGCTGATTgccatctctccctcctctgaatAGCCTGTAGCACTCACTGGAGGACTCTGCTTTGCATTTTTAGTTGACTGGTTCCGGTGAATACAACCTACAAGGTAAGGATTGGGGCTTCTACCTGCCTATGTCCCTTTGGAGGGCAAACGAATACAGAGCTGAGCACAAAACATGTTAAAAGGACATTTGTCAAATATGTCGCTTAGAAGTATAACATTATTAGCGAGGCAGTGCAGTGGTAAGGTTTAGCCTAGCCTTGGGAATTCAATTTCTGACCGTACCATTTACTGTGTGCCTAAGGCAAAGTCTCTGGGGCTTCaatttcctgatctataaaatcGAGACAACACCAGTATCCATCACAATGGATTGCTATGAAGATCCAACGATAATGCAGATAAAGCACTCAGTACAGTGTCTCCGCACCTTCCACACTACACAGGAACTTCCGCTGATTCCTGAAGACGGGTTCCGGCGTCACCTCCTTTGTGCAGCCGTCCTCCCCCGACTCCCGCAGACTCGGCTCCCAGCGCCCGGCTCCACACTTGTTTACCCTACCCACCCGGCCGAGGGCGGCCAGCTGCCGGCTGAATGAATGAGCTGGGTCGGGGGTGGAGGGACGGGCCGGAGGCCGGGAAGGCGACAGGAATGCGCTAGGGGCCCACAGTGTCCGGGAGCCCACTCCGCCCCAAGCACAGCGCGCAGCCAGGCCGCCGCCTCACCTCCCGCCCCGACAGCCCCGCGGCTCCCCAACGCCCGCGCCCCCGGAAGTTGCTCCGCGCCGACCGGAAGCCCCGCCCCCCAACTGGCCGCCGCAGACCTACAGGAGCCCCCGGTTCTCCTCGGAACTGGGTCTCACGAGGGTCGTGCCCAACCTGGACAACAGACACGTTTAGTGCTGTCCTGGAGGTGGTAGCTGGGGCCAGCATATGTGTGACTTTGGCTAAGCAGTCGCTTAACTCGGCCCCCTTACCCATGCCTACAGTTACGAAGCCCTGCCTTCACCTTCAGGCATCTGCCTAAGTAGCAGTGAGGAATGGTGGAGGGCACAGCTGACCACTTGTCAACTGCTTGACACTTCACATCCTTTCACTGAATCCTCTGAGGAACCTGCATTTTAGATGAACCTTGTTGATTTCATACTGCAACCCAAAGATTTGTTAGGTTTTGGTAGATGGCACTCACCCAGCACCTATGCAGAAAACAAACTGGTAAAGGAGGCCCATGGGCAGCCCAGAAAACCTGAGACTTCTCACTCCAGGACAGCTTGAGGAAATGTTCTACATGCCACTGGGAAGTCAAAGCAGCATATTTTATTCCAAGCAAGACTTTCTATCCAATGGCAATGCAAACTTTTATTCGATAAAAAAAATATAGCCTGTATGTCCACATCGTAGCACATTAGTAGGAAGATAGGAAAAGACAGGTTCAAGAGAGGAAGTGTTTCCAATTAGCTTTTCTTATTGGTCATCTCAGTGAGCCCCCTTCAGCTATTAACGTACCCCAAAATGCTGCctgctatataaaaaataatcactatCTCTTTAGTCCTGATTTTGGAAAACTTAGGAAAGCAGCATCTCTCAATAATTAAAGAACTAATGTTCAAATGTAAAAGACCAActctatttaaataatattttttattagtgGAATCAAGCCACAAGTGGCCTGCCTCCAAACAGCAAATGTCACCTGAACGTCCCTTTCCAGATCCTAAGACCGACAAATCAAAAAGGTAAGAGACTGATCCACTGAAAACGAGGTAGTGTCCTGCTGGGTGTTAGCtctactctcccagcaaaacaggtccCAAGGCAGGATCATCACAAGAGGTTTGGAAATAACAGGAATAGAGAAATAATATAGATGGGGAAATAATTGAGATgagacaaagtgcagtttaaagtGATAGGGGAGTCAGAGGTCCTCTGGCATTCCCATGAGCTGTGAGGCCATGAGTGAAATCCCACATCATTATTTACTGTTAGAGCAAATAGTTGTCTTTTGTTCAAGAATCATGTGTACAGCTCATTTTTTGAGGTTTCCAGGGGAaccttacctaattctgtctgCAAGTATAGacagttacaaaatttttctaagataagcatGTTAAGCCCTAACATGACCTACCTGAGCacacaaattaaagataaaatgtataaaatgagaacactgaatCTGTGTACTACTCTAATCTACTCCTTCTAAACACAGAGACAtatagtcaggagtgaagcaggaatagccttgaaATCGAGGATAGTTCCAGCTGCACAttatctgctgggcaggcattttaatcagcttctcCGCCAAGGACCCAAACCAAGCTTCTGCCTTGCAAAACAGCGCAAGGTGAtggccagcagcaaagaagaaaCGTTGCTTTGCAAATGTCCTTTGACAATGCCTTCATTGTTGGAAGCAGCTTCtattctgtgaactaacatgtccacagatttcaaggcaaagccctgcaaaactcctgaaacctTTCACGCCTCTTAGCCTATTTTCCCAACAGTGTCCCAAAGTACCACACACAAAACAGAGGCTCTTCCTTTTAGCAGTTTTTAATGAAAGTTGTACATAAGATTATTTTATTCCTGCATCTTCTCGATTGTTTCTTCCTTGTACTTgcccttttcctttcctacttGGCGAGATTTTGCTTTCCGTTCAAGGATCTTTTTGCGGTCTTTGTCCAGTTTAAGCCTAGTAATAACCACctgcagaaaagaaaacacattcccAAGCTTTAAATAATTACTAAAACAACCCATGGGAAGGCACAACGttcaattctattttctaaaCCTTGGGTAGTAGATGCctaaacagaaaataatgtaCTTATTTAGCTTATATTTACTAATGTTCCACcaacaaaggagaaaaggcaaGGTGGCATCAGTATTTCTTCTCATGGTCTCTCCTGTGCTTTACTATGAAAtctctcacctgggctagagtgccatggtgtcagcctagctcacagcaacctcaaactcctgggctcaagcgatcctcctgcctcagcctcccgagtagctaggattacaggcacaggccaccatgcccagctaatttttctatttttagtagagacgggatctcactcttgatcaggctggccttgaactcctgacctcaagcgatcctcctgcctccgtctcccagagtgctaggattacaggtgtgagccaccacatctggccaaaATCTGTTTCTTACTCCTTCCACCACAGTTTTACAAGCTAACCAAGtcatatacaaatacatttttgtttctaaagtAACTTTAGAATTTTAAggttagaaattaaatttaaccTTTACACACACTTTCATTTGGTGAGGTCACAGTACAGATCTTATTTCAACAGTTTGAATCTTAAAGACATCCatatttatgataaattttaGTCTTAAGAAGGAAGATGAGAGAAGTGGAAAGAAGACACTAAACTACGTCCTAGAAATACAGCATGCTGACCAAAACAAAATCTCTGCTGTCATGGAGCTTATcccctaaatatatatgtatgtcacTTTGATATAGAGAAAAATAGAGCAAATGTGGGGAGGCTGAGAACAGGGGCTAGAGAATCAGGGAAAGTCCTACTGATAAAGCCACATTTGAACGGAGGCCTGAAGGGGTGGGCCATATAGACACAACTGTCCCAAAGAGAATAGCAAGTCAAAGGTCCAAAGTTTTCTAGGTACGTTTCTCAGACTTGAGTGTGCCTAAGAATCAATCAACTAGAAGGCTTATTAAAACAGATCCCTGGGTCATAACTCTCAATTCTGCTTCAGGACGTCTAGGAACCTAGAACTTGCAATTCTTCCAAGTTGCTAGGTGATGCTCCTAACCAGTAGACACACTCTCAGTAGCATGACTGTACGAACACAAAGGAGGCCAGCAGAGTAGAACATGTAAAGTGGAAAAAGATATCAGGTAAGGTCTTATAGGCCACTCTGATCGCACCAAGCAGACAGGATTCTAGAGATGAAACAGTAGTCAATAGGTTTTATTGACTGATGTGgcacatataataaataaataaaaaacgaCATTTTTGGCCTTAGCAATTGGGAGGATAGAGCTGCCATACACTATGATGATGGAAAACTCTGAGAAGAGGTTTAAGGATAAAATCAGGAGTTTGAACACATTAGATTTGAGATACTAATTAGACAGCCAAGTTGAAATGCACAATTGGCAATTAAATATTGAACCTGGAGTTTAGGAGAAGAGATCTGGGTTGGAACTGGCTGCTTCTAGATATCTGAAGTCCTAGGACTGGAATGGGATATGAAGATGAGTACTGAGCCACTCAAAGATCAACTGTGTCACATGCTGCACTAATAAGTACAGTACAAAAAGACTTAAGAATTAGCCACCAGATTTGGTGGTGGGAGGCAAAAATATGATTGGAACAGGTTAAGAAAATTGGAAAGTTTTCGCTCTTAGGAGACACATACTGAAGTAATTAGAGAAGTGTCATGACACTGATAATTCACTGGGGGTGAGGTGAGGAAGACAGGCAAAGAAAATTGTAGCAAAATTTTAATAGAGAATTCTAGGTGAGAGATATGCAGGTATTTTACTGTACTAGCCTTTCAACTTTTCAGAGGTTTGAAAATTAGATTTATGGCACCAACGTAAGATCAAACCCCAGTATTTGAACATTCGCTGTGAACATTTATTACCTTtatactaaattttttaaaacttggaaaatagaaattatagacAGCAATATCAAATCAGAGGCCAAAATTTGTGCATCAATTGCCAATAATTACAGTTTGGGGGAGAATTCATATGAGAATCCAGGGCAAGCATCTGCTGGTATGGGAATCAGACCAGATTTTCTATCTTGGCTTAGATATAATCACTCTCCATGGGATCTTAACTTCTGAGCTTTGGGTTTcctccccatctgtaaatggtTCAATGCCTATTGCTCAGGGCTGTAAAGCTACCTTACTGCTTACTCAATTCTGTTAAATACACAAAAACTAACAGGGTTACAGCTCCATTTTACCTTATAATTGTCCTATTTCCCAgattttaatgttaattattaGGTTGTTGATGTATCAGCTTACTAATAGCTTTCGAGGAAAAGGTATGTTAAATATACATAATGACCACTAAACACATTGATTTCGGAAATGTGTCAAGTGGTATTAGAATTTTCAATACAAACAAGTAGTATTTGCTTTAAGACATGGTTTCCGGTACATTTAAAATCAGGAACTATTTTTATGAGATTGTTCTGTAAACAAGCAATCACACCTGTCAACAATAACTGCTGCAAATTCCTTCTTCtctcaagcattttaaaaaatacccaccTTGCTGGGGTGAATGCCCACATGGACTGTTGTGCCATTGGCCTTCTCCCGCTGCACCCGTTCAATGTAGATGACATATTTCTTCCTGTAAACCTGGACTACTTTGCCAATTTGCTGACCCTTATAATGTCCCCGAACAACCTAAATgcaaattcaaaaataacaaacattcggataaaagaacaaaattaaccTTGCAAATCTGGAAAACTGTGAATCATGCACCCACCATTCACTCTATCATTAGCTCTACAGTATATTTCAATTTCAAAAGACTTCATCATTAAGGGAAATGTGCCAATAATTCCATCCCTGGCTTTAATTAACCTGTAAACAAACCATGTCCCCATGTATCTACAGTAATGTACAGTGCACCCCTACAAACGATGGCCCACTAGCAGCAGCACGCTTGTTAAAGGGTGAATAAGAGCCCACTTGGCATTCTGTAGAAAGCTGACAATAAGAAACTTATTACTCTACCCCAAAAGCAGCAATAGaccattcatatttaatttacaaCCCATTAAAGTGCTCAACCCAGTGCCACAGTGGGCAGCAACAAATGCTTAAGGGAATAAACCAGTTTTTTCCCAGAGGTTAACTAACAGTTTCCCACCCAGGAATCCTAGTGGTCCTCAGCTCGTCAGGAAGCAACTCAAAGTGCTTCTGAATAGGTGTGTGTTTCTGGTTTCTAACTTTCTTGCATTGATATATATTGAAAAGAGATTGCCTTCAAAGTCTACTAGCAAATTTAGCACTACAACAGTAGGGATCTTTGGCTGTTTTCAACCCATGCTGCTGTTATTTGGCAACTGGTTTCACTTTATGAAACAATGTTTCACTCATCAAATAATATTGATGTGCAAGTGGTTTTAGAAACTGCCCCAATTCTTTAACCACTAGCTGCAGGTTACACCTAAGAATCATTATAGAAATTTTCActtaaataaatttgacaaattcTTTACTGGTAAACTTAATCATCTGAAACTTTGGTTCAGTTAAACCTTCTCAATCTAGATTCTGAGCAATTCTGTTTACCAGACCTCAAATGTCTCTTCAGTGACCAAACATAATGAGAAAAGGATAATCCCAAAGTAATGTTCCAGTTTTCTTACTGTGTCACTTAATTATGGCTACATCTGATGTTAGGGGGAATTGATTTTcaccaaagaataaaatcaagaaCTGAAAAGCAGCGTACTTTCCGGGTTTTTTTGGTCCCTGGCTCAACTCATCATGCAATTCTGTTCTGGGATGAAAAGTC
It encodes:
- the KRBA2 gene encoding KRAB-A domain-containing protein 2, coding for MMPRTAGNDPPGISNAGEMEMEISNMREKFLTSVIKLVESKSYNSKVFSKEKYFQTIKEVKEAKEKGKKSSRDYRRAAKYDVISVQGTEKLIEATHRERDRIRYYVHEEELFDILHDTHLSIGHGGRTRMLKELQGKYGNVTKEVIVLYLTLCKQCHQKNPVPKRSLAPKPMTFKDVDSRCQIEILDMQSNADGEFKFILYYQDYLTKFIILRPLKTKQTHEVVSVLLDIFTILGTPSVLESDSGIKFTNQVVDELNEVWPDLKIVSGKYHPAQGQGSLEQASHDVKNMVRAWMHSNYSRNWAEGLRFMQMVRNQAFDVSLQQSPYEAMFGCKAKLGLYSSNLPRETVAILQTEEELEVAEEQLENSLWIRQEERAEIGADRSDMDEDMDPTPEATEPSTSQGTPGVLC
- the RPL26 gene encoding 60S ribosomal protein L26, with protein sequence MKFNPFVTSDRSKNRKRHFNAPSHIRRKIMSSPLSKELRQKYNVRSMPIRKDDEVQVVRGHYKGQQIGKVVQVYRKKYVIYIERVQREKANGTTVHVGIHPSKVVITRLKLDKDRKKILERKAKSRQVGKEKGKYKEETIEKMQE